The following is a genomic window from Pseudothermotoga thermarum DSM 5069.
GGATCTAAGACTATCACGTCTGGCTTTTTTTCGAAGTTTTTCAAAAACTCCAAAACGTCGGCTTCTTCAAACCTTATGTTTTTCAAGCGGTTTATGTTTGCATTCGCTCTTCCGGCTTTTACAGCTATGCGGGAGTTTTCCACAGCCACAACGTATCTTGAAAGCATGGCAAGTCTTATAGAAAAGGTTCCAACTCCAGCGTAAAGGTCAAGGATAAGCTCGTTGCCTTTCAATTCCAAAATTTTTGAAACATAATCCACCATTTTTTTCGCAACGAAGTAGTTGTTTTGAAAGAAAGCAGTTGGAGGAATTTGCAACTTTTCATAGTCGAACTCCACTGTTAAGACACCTTCACCGTAAGCTGTTTTGTAAGGTCCCCTTAAGACCACACTGTCTGAAGAGTTCATGACGTGAATTATCGAAGTTATCTGTGGAACTTTCTTCAAAAGGGAGTTTTTCAGCTCTTTGAGTTCGGCAAAACCTTGGGTTTTTGTCACAAATATCACCATCGTTTCATCGTTGGAATGGGAATGTCTTAAAACCAAATGTTTCAACTTTCCCTGACCAGTTTGTCTGTCGTATATGCTCACGCGATGCAGGTCAACTATTTGCGGAACTTCTTTTAAAAGCTTCGAGAATATCTTTGGCGATATTGGACATTCATCGATGGCGACCAATTCGTTAGACCTTCTTTTGTTCACCCCAAGAGATGTTTTTCCTGCGTAAAAGAAATCAAACTCCATCTTGTTGCGGTATTCGAATTCAAGATCACTTGCGACCGTTTCGGCAACCGGTATATCTAACTTTGCAATTCTTTTTATCAGATCTTCAACCATTTCTTTTTTCAACTGCAACTGGTATTTGTAATTTACATCCATCATGTGGCATCCACCGCAGATGCCAAAGTACTTGCAACGCGGCTTAACTCTCTCCTTTGATTGCCTTATCACCTCAACAAGTTGTCCAAAAGCCACGTCGCTTTTTTCTTCGATTATCTGAACCTTAACAAGTTCTCCAGGGTAGGCGTTTTCAACCAAAACAACTTTTCCGTTTGAAAGCCTTCCAATTCCCTTCGCACCGTGAACTATTTTTTCTATCTGCAAAATTTCAACTTTGGCCATATATTTCTCCTCCTTGAACAACACTGCCAACAACATAATTATGGCATATTTTCGTGTATAATCTATTCGTGAAAAGAATAACAAATGAGGGGGGAGGAAAGTTGCAGGAAATTCCAAAACCAACGATACGAAGACTAGCTGTTTACTATCGATGTTTGGAAAGACTGGAACAAAAGAACGTTGAGAAAGTTTCGTCAAAAGAATTGTCAAAAATGTTGAAAATAAAAGATTCACAGGTTAGGAAGGACCTTTCTTATTTTGGAACTTTTGGACGTCGTGGTGTTGGATACAACGTCAAAGAACTTAAGGAAAAAATCAAGGAAATACTTGGTTTGAACAAACAGTGGTCGGTGATAATCCTTGGGGCTGGAAACATCGGAAAGGCCATAGCAAGGTACAAGCAAATTGAAAAAGACAATTTCAAAGTTGTGGCAGTCTTTGATGTTGACAAAAGAAAGATAGGTACTCAAATCACACCAGAGTTAACTGTTAGAAGTTTGGATGAACTTGACGAATTTGTCAAAAAGAACAAGCCTGAAATAGCGGTTTTAGCCGTTCCAGCCGATGCCGCCAATCCACTTGCAGAACGTTTGGAAAAACTTGGTATAAAGGGTATAATATGTTTTGCTCCGGTTACGTTGACCTGTTCTATACCCGTTGAGTACGTGGACATAACCGTCTTTTTCAAGACCTTGGTCCACTTCATTTCCCGTGGTATACAATAGATAGTAACACAATATATAGTATAATTTACCCCCGGAAGGGGGTTTTGATTTTTATGTACAGACAGTTGATCGAAAGGTACAAGCAAAAGCCTTTGTCGGAAAACGCACTCAAGATATTGAAGGAACGTTATTTCTTCAAAA
Proteins encoded in this region:
- the rlmD gene encoding 23S rRNA (uracil(1939)-C(5))-methyltransferase RlmD, yielding MAKVEILQIEKIVHGAKGIGRLSNGKVVLVENAYPGELVKVQIIEEKSDVAFGQLVEVIRQSKERVKPRCKYFGICGGCHMMDVNYKYQLQLKKEMVEDLIKRIAKLDIPVAETVASDLEFEYRNKMEFDFFYAGKTSLGVNKRRSNELVAIDECPISPKIFSKLLKEVPQIVDLHRVSIYDRQTGQGKLKHLVLRHSHSNDETMVIFVTKTQGFAELKELKNSLLKKVPQITSIIHVMNSSDSVVLRGPYKTAYGEGVLTVEFDYEKLQIPPTAFFQNNYFVAKKMVDYVSKILELKGNELILDLYAGVGTFSIRLAMLSRYVVAVENSRIAVKAGRANANINRLKNIRFEEADVLEFLKNFEKKPDVIVLDPPRTGADKKVVGEILRLEPEKVVYISCEPSTFARDLSFFIEKYNVLSIQPFDMFPQTYHVECVAFMKRKQ
- a CDS encoding redox-sensing transcriptional repressor Rex; translation: MQEIPKPTIRRLAVYYRCLERLEQKNVEKVSSKELSKMLKIKDSQVRKDLSYFGTFGRRGVGYNVKELKEKIKEILGLNKQWSVIILGAGNIGKAIARYKQIEKDNFKVVAVFDVDKRKIGTQITPELTVRSLDELDEFVKKNKPEIAVLAVPADAANPLAERLEKLGIKGIICFAPVTLTCSIPVEYVDITVFFKTLVHFISRGIQ